The following nucleotide sequence is from bacterium.
CCCGCAGACGCCGAGCCCGCCGACCATCTTGGCCTCGTCGCGCGAACCGATCTGGCGCAGCTCGACGCGAGTGTGCAGCGTCTGCGCGAGGTCGCGGGCGAGGTCGCGGACCTCCTGCTTCTCGTCGGCGGCGAAGAACACGGTGACGCGACCGCCGTCGAGCGTGCTCTCGACCTTCACGAGCTTCAGCGGCAGCCGGCGGCTCTTGAAGAGCGCGAGCGCGGTGGCGCGGAGATCGCGCTCGCGCTGGAGGGCGCGATCTTCGCGTGCGAGGTCGCGCCCGTCGGCCTTCTTCACCACCCGCTGCAGCGCACGCCCGGTCGGGCGTAGCCGCGGCGGCACGGCGACGGTCGCCAGCGAGACGCCGCGCTCCGTCTCGACGAGGATGCGGTCGTCGACTTCGAGGTGCAGCAGGCCGGGATCGAAGTCGTAGATCTGCCCGGCCGGGCGAAAGCGGACGCCGACCACCAGGATCGCCTTCGGGGAAGTGGTCTCGTCCTCGTTCATGCGGCCTGACCTGCCGGGTCGCGCTCGATCCGCCGCAGATCGAGCAGCAGGGTCTCGAGGGCGAGCGCCCGGTTCGCGTTGCGCTGTACGGCGTCGACGGTATCACACACGCATTCGAGCTGGCGAAGCACGGCCGGGACGCTGGTGCGGGCGGCGGCCGTGGCGAGCGCCGCCCGGACGTCGGGATTGCGGAGGCGAGCGGCGTCCCCCTCGCAGGCGACGGCCAGGAGATCGCGGTACCAGGCCACGACGACGTCGAGCGCGGCGTCGACGGCGCCCTTGGCCATCGCCTGCGCCAGCGCCGAGCAGTCGACGGCCGCCGCCCGATCCAGCTCGGCGAGCCGCTCGAGGATCGTCGTGCGCAGACCGGCGTCGGCGTCGTCGATCAGCGCGAGCGCCCTGCCGGGCGAGCCCTCGGCGCGGGCGGCCATCGTGGCCGCGGCGTCGGCCTTGACGCCGCGGGCGACGAGCAGCGCCGTCACCTCCGCGGGCTCGAGCGGGTCGAAGCGGATGCGCTGGCAGCGCGAGCGCACGGTCGGCAGGAGCAGCGTCGCACGGGTGGCGACGAGCACGAGAACGGCCGCGCCCGGCGGCTCCTCGAGCGTCTTCAGGAGCGCGTTCTGGCCGTGCTCGTTGAGGCACTCTGCGTCGTCGATGATCGCCACCTTGCGCTCGGCCATCAGCGGCCGCAGCCCGAGCCAGCGCGTCAGCTCGCGTGCCTGCTCGGTGCGGATGTCGCGCCGCTCCTGGTCGCGCTCGACGACCTTCAGGTCGGGATGCGTCCCTGCCGCGACGCGTGTGCACTGCGCGCAGGAGCCGCAGGCGTCGTCGCCGTCGGGCGTCGCGCACAGGAGACGTGCCGCGAAGCCGTCGGCGATCCGCCGCTTCCCGAGTCCGGCGGGGCCGTGCAGCAGGTAGGCTGCGGCGGGCCGGTCGTCGCGCACGGCCGCGCGCAGGCGGCCGACGGCCGCGGCGTTGCCGGCGACGTCGCCGAGCTTCACGAGCGCGTCCCTGCGGCGACGCCGGCGCCGAGCCGCCGCTCGACCTCGCGCGCGATCGCGCCGGCGACCCCGTCCTTCGCCCGCGTGACGTCGACGATGCAGAAGCGCCCCGGCTCCTCGGCGGCCAAGGTGAGAAAGCCCGTGCGCACGCGCTCGTGGAACGCCAGCGGGGCGCTCTCGAAGCGGTCCGTGCCGTGGTCGCGCCCGCGCGCGCGCCGGAGGCCCTCGTCCGGCGGACAGTCGAGCAGGAACGTGACGTCGGGCACGAGGCCGTCGCGGGCCAGGGCGTCGAGCGTGCGTACCGTCGGCAGATCGAGGCCGCGCGCGTGGCCCTGGTAGGCCAGCGTCGAATCGGAGAAGCGGTCGCACAGGACGACGTGCCCGGCGGCGAGCGCGGGACGGATCACCGTCGCGACGTGCTGGGCGCGATCGGCGCAATAGAGGTGCAGCTCGGCGAGCGGCTCGAGCGGGACGGCGTCGTCGCCCAGCAGCAGGCGCCGGATCGCCGCCCCGGCGGGCGTGCCGCCCGGTTCCCGGGTCTCGACTACCGTGCGGCCGGCGGCGCGCAGGTGCTCGGCGAGCAAGCGGACGTGGGTGGACTTCCCGGAGCCCTCCACGCCCTCGAAGGTGACGAACAGCGACACGGTCCTTCGCGTGTATCCGGCCCGGTCGCAGAGGGGCAAGGCGGGACGGGGAGAGCGAAGCCTTTCGGGGCCCTCGTGCTCGCGCGGACGTCGCCGTTCGGCCCGCTATCGGCTCGTGACGCTCGCGCGGATCACGTGTCGGATCGAGGGGCGCTCGAGCTCGACGGCGACGTGTCGCTCACGGACCGGCGGGGCGCCGGCCGGCGGCGCCGGATCGAGCGGCCGCGTCAGTCCGGGAACTCGCGACCGAGGACGAGGCCGATGCCGTAGAGCAGCTGCCGGGGCGAGAACGGCTTCGTGATGTAGTAGTCGGCGCCGAACTTGTAGCCCTCGAGCAGGTCCTCGTCGCCCGACTTGGCGGTGACCAGGATCACCGGGATGCTGGCATGCTGGGGGTTCGACCGGATGCGGTCGAGGACCTCCATGCCGCTCATGGCCGGCATCATGACGTCGAGGAGGATGATGTCGGGGCGCCGGCGCTCCAGGGCGCGGAGCGCGCTCGGGCCGTCCGGGGCGGTCTCGACGCCGAAGCCGCGGGCCTTCAGCAGCGTCTCGACCATGCGGCAGTTCTCGTCGCTGTCGTCGACCACCAGGACGAGGGGCTTCACGGCTCCGGAGGCGGTGGGCTGGACGTCGGTCATGCGCTGCTCGCTCATGGTCGGGTGGTGCCGCTCCGCCGTGCCGGCCGGGGGCTTCGGCAGGTATATCGGCCGCGCTGCCGCCGAGCTTGAGCGCGCCGGCGTTCATCCGGGGTCGTGTACGCCCGCGACCACCGCGCGGCGGGGCAGGGGCAGCATGGCGTCTGCGACGGCGAGGCCTGCGGCGCTCGCCGTGACGCGAGCCGTACCGTCGACGTCGAGCGGCTCCGGAGAGCCGGCGCCGATCCACAACGCCCCGGCGATGTCGAGGCTTCCCGCATGCGTCACCCGCACCCCATCCGCAGCGACGACCGCGCCAATAAACGTGAAGGGCGCGGTGATGTCCAGGCGACCGTCGACGATGAGCAGCCCCGCGCCGTGCGCAGGCCCGGCGACGACGAGGTCGCCCGTCACCAGCGCCAGGGCCGGGGTGGCGGGCGGGGTGGGGACGAGGACGGCCCCCGCGACGGCTCCGGCGGCGACGGCGCGGGCGACGAGCGCCGCGATCGGCGGGCCGCCGACGGCGATCGGCGGCCGGCGTGGGCGAGACGTCGTGGGCGCCCCGCTCGCGATCAGGCGTCGAGCAGTGCAGCGGGCGCGAGCAGCGCCGCGGCGACAGCCGCCCACGCCGGGTCGAAGGGTGCCGGGTCGCGGCCGTCGAGCCCAGCGAAGCGTGCCGGCGATCGATCGGGACCGCGGCGTCGAGCCAGGCCCGGCAGGCACGCCCGGCGTGTCGGCGCGGCGGACGACGGCGTCGAGCAACCGGCCGCCGCCGGCGCGTCCCTCGACGGCGAGCAGCGTGCGCGCGCCGGTACGGCCGGGCCGGGCGCGGCGTCGGCGACGACGGTGCAGCGGGGGCGGCGAGGACGCCATCGTCCGGGGTTCCGGCGGCCTCCGGCCCCGCCTGCTCGGCGTCGAACGTAGCCCGGCGCCAGGCCCGCGACCACCGACGCGAGGCAGCCGTCGGCCTTCACCAGCGCGCGCGCGGCAGCGCAGCAGTTGCGGGTGAGCACCGCCTGGGTGTGCATGAGGTCAGCCACCGCCGACCCGGGGGCAACGCGCGACGGCGACGGCGACCAGCGCGGCGGGCAGCGCGGCGCCGCGCCGCCCGCCGAGAATCCGTCTGCGCGACGCCCGGCGCGGGGCAGTGTGCGCGCCCTGGTCTCTGGCGCCGTCCGCAGCGCGACAGCGCGCGCCGAGCCGCCAGCGCAGCGAGGCCGCCCGGAAGGGCGGGCTCCAGCACCAGCGCCCGCACGCGCGCACGGTCGGCCGCCGGCAGGCCGGCGGCCGGCGCGACGATCTGGTTGCCGCTCGCGTCGAGGAAGCGGAAGCGGCAGGCGCGGACGTCGGCCGCGAGCGGCAACGACTGCGCGCCGATGACGCGGTTCAGGCGTGGCGGGCCGGTGAGGCACTGCCAGCGCGTCACCTCGGCGGAGGAGGCGTTGAGCAGGCCGTCGCCGTCGAGGTCGGCCTGGAGCACCAGGCGATCGGGCGCCGCGCCGGCGAGCGCCTCGATGCCCGCGGCGGCGGGATCGAAGCCGGCGCGGCGGACGTCGAACGCGAACGCCTCGGTGGCGATCACCGCCGTGTCCTCGGCCTCGACCCGCGCGCCCAGCACGACGAGCAGCCGGGCGGCGCCGCCCATCGCCAGCGCGAGCATGCCGAGCACGAGCCCGGCGAGCGCGGCGGCGACGAGCAGCTCGACGAGCGTCATGCCGCGCTCCCGGCTCACGGGAAGACCTCGCTCGTGAGCCCGACGCCGCCGGCGGCCCAGCCGACGTCGGCGGCGAGCGGCGTCGCTTCGCCGCGGCCGTCGCCCGCCGTCCAGTGCCGCACGAACGCCGTGCCGGCGACGACGGGCGCGTCGTCGCCGTTGCCGCGCGCGCCGGCACGCTGCACCTCGAGCGCGTCGACCGCGAGCCCGAGCGCGGCCGTGCGCTCGCGGGCGAGGCGGACGTGGAACGCCGCCGTCGCGGCGGCGGCCGCGAGCCCGGCCGCTGCGGTGGCCGCGAGGACGAGCGCGGCCAACGCTTCGACCACCGATGCGCCGCGCGTGCCGCTCACAGGACCCGCACCCGGCCGCGCTGGTTGACGATCACGCGGCGTACGCCGCTACCCGCCGCGAGCGTGATGGTGGCGTTGTCCGAGGTGCCGGTGGTGCCGAAGCGGACCTGGCCGCTCGCCGGCAGGCCGGCGAAGGTCACGCCCGCCGGCAGCTGGTGCGACTCGACGTCGATCCCGCCCCACTCGCGTACGCGCCACCTGCGCTGGGCCGGGTCGAGGCGCACCTCGATCCGGACGTTGCGCTCGAGCGCCCGTCCGCGTGCCTGGCGCAGCGTGGCTGCGAGACGCTGCGCCGCCGCGCCGAGCCGCACGCTCGCGAGCAGCGGCGGCAGCGACACCGCGCTCGTCCCGAGGACGACGGCCGCGAGCGCCATCGTCGCCACCAGCTCCACCAGGGTGAAGCCCCCGCCCCGCATCAGCATGTACGCCTCCCGAGGGCACGCCGCCGGGGCGGGGCGACGCGTGCACGGACGAGGAGTAGCGGGGGCGCGGCGCCGACGGGAGGGGGCGCGCGCGGATTGTTGGGCCGGCGACGCGCGCTCAGCCGAGCGTCAACGGCAGCCCCAGCTCGGGGCAGTACAGCAGCACGACCGCGCCGAGCGCGAGGAACGGTCCGAACGGGATCGCCGTCGTGCGCATCGCGCGCCGCACCCAGGGGAAGAACGCGCGGCGGCCGAGCATGCGCACGACGCGCCGTCGCTCGGCGCGGCCACGGGCGGTGAAGAGCACGCCGACGCCGGCCACCGAGCCGGTGAGCGAGGCGATGACGAGGATCAGCGGGATCGCCTGCCAGCCGAGGAACGCGCCGATCATGGCGAGCAGCTTGACGTCGCCGAAGCCCATGCCCTCGACGCCGGTCGCGCGCTCGTAGCTCCAGGCGACCAGCCACAGGACGCCGCCGCCGACGAGCGCGCCGAGCCCGGCGCTCCACAGGCCGACGCCGCCGGGCACGAAGGCCGACACCAGGAGCCCGATGCCGATGCCGGGCAGGCTCACCTCGTCCGGGATGAAGAGGTGGTCGAGGTCGATGCAGGTGACGAGCAGCAGCGTCGCCGTCAGCGCGAAGGCGACGAGGGCCCACGGCGTCCAGCCGAAGCGCCAGAGCGCGGCGACGGCGAGCAGGCCGGTGGCGAGCTCGATCAGCGGGTAGCGCGCCGCGATCGGTGCCGCGCACGTTCGGCAGCGGGCGCGCAGCAGCAGCCAGGACAGGACGGGGACGTTGTCGTACCAGGCGATCGGCGTCCGGCAGCAGGGGCAGCGCGAGCCGGGCGTGACGACCGACTCGTCTTCGGGAATGCGGTGGATGCAGACGTTGAGGAAGCTACCGATGGCCGCGCCCACCCAGAAGGCGAACCCGATGGTCAGCCACGTGGGCTGCGGCAGCGAGGCCGGAAGCGGGAGCATGCTGGCGAGATGCGGCGTCACGGCTAGCGGGCGTGCGGCAGGGGGTCAACTTGCGGTCGCGGGGGCTCTATCGGATCGCGCGCGTCGGTTCTTGAAGGCGGGGTGCGCGCCCAAAAAGCAAAACGGGGGGGCGGGTGAAACCCGCCCCCCCGGCTCGCGTCAGGTGACGTCGGTCAGCTCGTCCAGTTGCAGGTCATGTTCGGCGAGCCTGCCGCGGGGCTGCTCGTCCAGGTGCAGCTGCCCGGGGCCGACGCGTGCTCGGCGGTGCAGTCGAAGGACGTAGCCGTCGCCGTGCACGAGCAGGTCACGCCGTCGGACACGGAGACGCCCGGCAGACCGCCGCAGTCGCCGGCGAGGTACTCGTTCTCGTCCACGAAGTAGGCTTCCTGGCCGGTCGCGGCGTTGCGCAGGTCGGTCTGGACCCGGCTGCGGAAGCCGCGCTCGCGGTACGCCGCGAACTGCGGGATCGCGATGGCGGCCAGGATGCCGATGATGGCCACCACCACCAGAAGCTCGATGAGCGTGAAGCCCTTCGACTTCTTCCTCTTCAACTTGGAAACCGTCTTACGCATGCTCTTCCTCCGTTCGTGTTGATGATCGTCCCGACTCTAGTGTTCGAGACCGCCGTCCCGGCGCTGCTCCCACGAGGAGCAAGCCCGGTGCCATCGACCATTCGCGTGGCGATCGCGCCCTGCGCGTGAGGCCGTTGGGGTTTTCCCTGTCGTGCCGCGCACCCGCCGTGCGGAACGGCTCGCGGCCATCGTCACTGTCGTAACGGGTGCCATGATCGTGACCGTCTCGCCCCGCTACTGGATCACCGAGCCGAGCTTGAAGATCGGCAGGTACATCGAGACCACGAGGCCGCCGATCACCACGCCGAGGAACAGGATCACGGCGGGCTCCAGCAGCGACATGAGATTCGCGACCGTGTTGTCGACCTCGTCGTCGTAGAAGTCGGCGATCTTGCCGAGCATGGCGTCGAGCGCGCCCGTGGTCTCGCCGACCGCGATCATCTGGCAGACCATGGGCGGGAACACCTTCGCCTCGATCAGCGGCTCCGCGATCGTGCGCCCGCTGGCGATGCTCTGCCGCGCCTCGAACAGCGCCTTCTCGATCACCTTGTTGCCCGCCGTGCGGGCCGTGATGTTGAGCGCGTCGAGGATCGGGACGCCCGACGAGACGAGCGTCGAGAGCGTGCGCGTGAAGCGCGCCACCGACGACTTGCGGATCAGCTCGCCGAACACCGGGATGCGCAGCGCGATGCGGTCGATCTGCATGCGCCCTTTGTCGGTGCGGTAGGCCATGCGGAAGCCGACGGCGGCGATCACCGGGATCATCGCCAGGTACCAGACGTAGGCGATCACGAAGTTCGAGAGATTGATCACGAACTGCGTGGGCGCGGGCAGGTCGGCGCCGAAGCTCTGGAAGACCTCGGCGAACACGGGGATCACGAAGATCAGCAGGATGGCCGTGACCAGCACCGCGGCCATCACGATGCAGGCCGGGTAGATCATCGCGCCCTTGATCTTGCTCTTCAGCTGCGCGGCCTTCTCGAGGTACTGCGCCAGGCGCTGCAGGATCGTGTCGAGGATACCGCCGATCTCGCCGGCCTGGACGAGGCTCGTGTAGAGCTCGCTGAACACCGTCGGGTGCTTCTTGGCGGCGTCGGCGAGCGTGCTGCCCGACTCGACGTCGTCCCGCAGGTCGTTGATCGTCTTGCGGAAGACCTTGTTCTCGGTCTGGCCGGCGAGGATCTGCAGGCACTGCATGATCGGCAGGCCGGCGTTGATCATGGTCGCGAACTGGCGCGTGAAGATGACGATGTCGCGTCCCTTCACCGCGGCGCCGAGCGACGGCAGCTTGAGCTCGTAGTCGAGCCCCTTGCCCTTCTCCTTGATCTTGGCGGGAATCGGCTGGATGCGCTGCGTGCGCAGGCGGATGATCACCGCCTCGCGGCTGGTCGCCTCCATCTCGCCGGCGAGCGTCTCACCCTTCGGCGAGACCCCGGCCCACTTGTACATCGCCATCGGTCGTCCTTTCCGCGGGAGACGCTAGGCGCGTGCGCCGGCGCGCAGGCTCTGGGCCTGGCCGAGGCCGAGCATCTGGCGCACCTCGTCCGGCTCGGTCGCGCGCGACACCGCGTCCTCGGGGGAGATCGCGTTCTTCTGCACTAGGGCGACGAGCGCCTGGCTCATCGTCTGCATTCCGAACTTCAGCTGGCCGACCTGCATCTGCGAGTAGATCTGATGGACCTTCTCCTCGCGGATGAGGTTGCGGATGGCGGGGTTCGGGATCATCACCTCGGCGGCGAGCATGCGGCCCTTGCCGTCGCGGCGCTGCACCAGCTGCTGTGAGATCACGCCCTGGAGCACCAGCGAGAGCTGCTGGCGCACCTGCGCCTGCTGGTGGGGCGGGAAGACGTCGATGATGCGGTTGATCGTCTGCACCGCCGAGTTGGTGTGCAGGGTCGAGAAGACGACGTGACCCGTCTCGGCGACCACCAGCGCCGACTCGATCGTCTCGAGGTCGCGCATTTCGCCGACCAGCACGACGTCGGGGTCCTGCCGCAGCACGTGCTTCAGCGCCGGCGCGAAGCCCGTCGTGTCGGCGAAGACCTCGCGCTGGTTCACGAGGCAGCTCTTGTGCTCGTGGACGAACTCGATCGGGTCCTCGATCGAGACGATGTGGTCGTGGCGCTCGCGGTTGATCTTGTCGATCATCGCGGCGAGCGTCGTCGACTTACCGGAGCCGGTCGGGCCCGTGACCAGGATCAGGCCGCGCGGGAGCTTCGTCAGCTCGGAGACCGCGGGCGGCAGGTTCAGCTGATGGAGCTGCGGAACCTCGTGCGGGATCGTGCGGAACGCCCCGCCGACCGCGCCCTTCTGGTAGTACATGTTGCCGCGGAAGCGGGCGACGCCGCGGATGCCGAAGGAGAAGTCGAGCTCGTTGGTCTCCTCGAACTTCTTCTTCTGGGCCTCGGTGAGGAGGCTGTAGCTGAGGTTCTTGGTGTCGGTGCCCGTGAGTGGCGGATGCGCCAGCGGCTGTAGATGGCCGTGCAGGCGGATCATCGGGGGCGCACTGGTGGTGATGTGGAGGTCGGACCCACCGCGCTCCACCATCTCGCGCAGGAACGCTTCGATCGTCGGCATCGCAGCGCAGAAAGCAGGCCGCGTGCCACGCGCAGGGGCGCGTGCCCGCGCGGTTTCGCCGCTGCCGGCCGTCATCGCAGCGTCGGCGCGCCATCGACGCCGCCACGGGCGGGACAAAACGGTGCAGGGACGTTGCACCCGCCGTACGGCGTCTGCGCCGGCGTGCAGCACGGCGTTGCGCGGCGTTCACGTGCGACGCCGCAACGCGCGCGCGGCCGTCAATCGGCCATGGTGACGCGCAGGACCTCTTCGACGGTCGTCGTGCCGGCCGCCGCGTGCTCGAGGCCGCTCTGCCGCAGGGTCTTGAGGCCGCCCTGGATCGCCGCGCGCTTCAGATCGAGCGCCGTCGCGCCGGAGAGGACCTGCTCGCGCAGGTCGTCCCACATCGGCATCACCTCGTAGAGCGCGATGCGGCCCTTGTAGCCGGTGCCGCCGCAGTTCGGGCAGCCGACGCCGTGCTGCGGGACGAACGGCTCACCCGACCAGCCGAGCTGCGTCAGCATCTCCGTCGGGACCGGCTCGTCCTCCTTGCACTGGGGGCAGATGACGCGGGCGAGACGCTGGGCGAGGATCAGGTTCACCGAGCTCGCGACCAGGAACGGCTCGACGCCCATGTTGAGGAGGCGGTTGATCGTCGAGGGCGCGTCGTTCGTGTGCAGCGTCGAGAGGACGAGATGGCCGGTGAGCGCGGCCTTGACGCCGATCTCGGCGGTCTCGAAGTCGCGGATCTCGCCGACCATGATGATGTCGGGGTCCTGGCGCAGGAACGAGCGCAGCGCGGCGGCGAAGTTGAGGCCGATCTCGTCGTGCATCTGCACCTGGTTGATGCCGACGAGGTTGAACTCGATCGGATCCTCCGCGGTGGAGATGTTGTTCGCGACCTTGTTGAGCTCGGCCAACGCCGAGTAGAGCGTGGTCGTCTTGCCGCTGCCGGTGGGGCCGGTCACGAGCACCATGCCGTACGGCTTGTAGATCGCCTCCTTGAACCACCTGAGCGCCTCTTCCTCGAAGCCCAGCTTGGTCATGTCGAGCTGGAGGTTCGACTTGTCGAGGAGGCGCAGCACGACCTTCTCGCCGAACATGGTCGGCAGCACGGAGACGCGGAAATCCATCTCCTTGTTGCCCTGCAGCTTCATCTTGATGCGGCCGTCCTGCGGCAGGCGGCGCTCGGCGATGTCGAGCTGGGCCATCACCTTGAGGCGCGAGGTGATGGCGTTCTTCAGGCGCAGCGGCGGCTGCATGATCTCGTAGAGGACGCCGTCGATGCGGAAGCGCACCCGCAGCATCTTCTCGTACGGCTCGATGTGGATGTCGCTGGCCCGCTTGCGGATCGCGTCGGTGAGGAAGGCGTTGACCAGCTTGACGACCGGCGCCTCTTCGGTGGCGCGCTCGAGCTCCTGGAGGTCGACGTCGTCGTCGGTCTTGACGACCTCGACGTTCTCGTTACCGAGGGCGCTCAGGACCTCTTCGAACTGCGTCTCGCCCGAGTAGTGGCGCTCGATCGCCGCCTGGATCGCGGCCGGCGCCGCGACCGCGACCTTGACGTCGTAGCCGGTGAGGAACTTGATCTCGTTGATCGCGATCAGGTTCGACGGATCGGCCATCGCGATGGTCAGCGTCGAGCGCACGAGGTTGGTCGGAATCAGGTGGTGCTTCTGGACCAGCGCCTGCGGGATGATCGACAGCACCTCGCGCGGGATCTCGAGCGAGAGCGGGTCGACGATCGGCAGGCGGTACTCGCGCTCGAGGTACGAGAGCAGCTTCTCCTCGGTGACGAACCCGAGCTTCACGAGGTGCGAGGCGAGCGCGCCGCCGTGCTCGCGCTGCGCGTCGAGCGCCTGTGCGAGCTGCTCGGCGGAGAGATCGCCGCGCTTCGTGAGCAGGTCGCCGAGCCGCGAGGTCATCGCCATGCGTGCGCTCCGACGCTGCGCGACGCGGCGACGCCCGGCAAGGCGAGCCCCGCACTACGCAGCGCCAACGCCATCGCCGCCACCGGCGCGGGACCGCCGGTCCAGCCGGCGAAGGCGAGCGCACCCTGGTGGAGGAGCATGCCGGCGCCGTCCTGCGTGCGGCGTCCGGCCTTCGCGGCGGCACGCAGCCAGCGCGACGGCCGCGGGCCGTAGACGAGATCGACGAACACGCACGACCGCGGGGTGAGGGCGTGACGGACGGCGACGGTCTCGCCCGTGAGGCCCCCGGGGGTCGTGTTCACCACCAGGGCAGCATCGCCGAGGATCGCGCGAGTCTCCAGCCCGCCCAGTCCCACGGCGGCGATGGTCGCGTCGCCGAGCGCCGCGAGCCGCTCGGCCAGCGCGGCGCCGCGCGACGGCGTGCGGTTGGCGATGGTGAGACGGGCGCAGCCGGCGTCGACGAGCGCCGCACCGACGGCGCGTGCGCTGCCGCCGGCGCCGATCACGACGACCCGGGAGCCGCGCAGTCGCAGCCCGCGGGGCAGGGCGCGCACGAAGCCGCGGCCGTCGGTGTTGTCGCCGGCGATACGGCCACGGCGCAGCGTCAAGGTGTTGACCGCGCCGGCGCGCCGCGCGGCGGCGGTGAGGGCGTCGCACAGCGGCAGCACGGTCTCCTTGAGCGGCACCGTGAGGTTCAGCCCCGGGACGCCGAGCCGCCGGGCTTCGTCGAGGGCGTCGGGTAGCTGCTCCGGCGCGACGCGGAAGCGCAGGTAGCAGTGCGGCAGGCCGCGCGCGGCGAACGCCGCGTTGTGCATCGCCGGCGAGAGAGAATGGTCGACGGGGTCGCCGAGAACCCCGAATACCCGCGCCTGCACGTCGGACCCCATGCCTTCCTCGTGGGGCCGGCACGCATGGAGACGCCGTGCCGACCGCCCTGTTGGTGTCGGCCGGTGGTCGGCCGATCTTTAGCGCGGGATGGCCGCCTGCGCCGCCGCGAGGCGCGCGATCGGCACCCGGAACGGCGAGCAGGAGACGTAGTCGAGGCCAATCTCCTGACACAGCCGGATCGAGGCCGGATCGCCGCCGTGCTCGCCGCAGATGCCGAGCTTGATCGCCTTCTGCGTCTTGCGGCCGCGCTCGACCGCGATGCGCATGAGCGCGCCGACGCCGTCGGCGTCGAGCGACTGGAACGGATCGCGCGGGTAGATCTCGAGGTCGTTCACGTAGGGCGTGAGGAACCGCCCCGCGTCGTCGCGCGATACGCCGAGCGTGGTCTGCGTGAGGTCGTTGGTGCCGAACGAGAAGAACTGCGCCGTTTCGGCGATCGCGCCGGCGGCGATCGCGCCGCGCGGAACCTCGATCATGGTGCCGACGAGGTAGGGCAGCTTCACACCGGCGGCCTTGATCACCGCGTCGGCGACGCGGCGGACGACGGCCGCCTGGAGCACGAGCTCCTTCGGGTGGCCGACGAGCGGGATCATGACCTCGGGCGCGACCGCGACGCCGCTCTTCTTCACGTTCACCGCCGCCTCGAAGATCGCCCGCGCCTGCATCTCGGTGATCTCGGGGTAGACGATGCCGAGCCGGCAGCCGCGGAAGCCGAGCATCGGGTTGAACTCGTGCAGCGCCTCGACGCGCGTGCGCACCTTCTCGAACGGGATGCCGAGCGCCGCCGCCAGCTCCTTCTGCTCCTCCTCGCTGTGCGGCAGGAACTCGTGCAGCGGCGGGTCGATGGTGCGGATGGTGACCGGCTTGCCGGCGAGGGCGCGGAAGATGCCTTCGAAGTCGGCCCGCTGCAGCGGCAGCAGCTTGTCCAGCGCGGCGCGGCGCTCCGAGGTGGTCTCGGCGAGGATCATCTCGCGCATCGGCAGGATCTTCTCCTCGCCGAAGAACATGTGCTCGGTACGGCAGAGGCCGACGCCCTCGGCGCCGAAGGCGACCGCCTG
It contains:
- a CDS encoding stage 0 sporulation protein, yielding MNEDETTSPKAILVVGVRFRPAGQIYDFDPGLLHLEVDDRILVETERGVSLATVAVPPRLRPTGRALQRVVKKADGRDLAREDRALQRERDLRATALALFKSRRLPLKLVKVESTLDGGRVTVFFAADEKQEVRDLARDLAQTLHTRVELRQIGSRDEAKMVGGLGVCGRELCCSSWLREFAPVSVKMVKAQGLSLNPSKLAGQCGRLKCCMRYEYDTYQELRRSLPAMGAQVESVKGNGQVVAQNLLKQTVVLRLADGERVEAGLEDLVARRGSDG
- the holB gene encoding DNA polymerase III subunit delta', yielding MKLGDVAGNAAAVGRLRAAVRDDRPAAAYLLHGPAGLGKRRIADGFAARLLCATPDGDDACGSCAQCTRVAAGTHPDLKVVERDQERRDIRTEQARELTRWLGLRPLMAERKVAIIDDAECLNEHGQNALLKTLEEPPGAAVLVLVATRATLLLPTVRSRCQRIRFDPLEPAEVTALLVARGVKADAAATMAARAEGSPGRALALIDDADAGLRTTILERLAELDRAAAVDCSALAQAMAKGAVDAALDVVVAWYRDLLAVACEGDAARLRNPDVRAALATAAARTSVPAVLRQLECVCDTVDAVQRNANRALALETLLLDLRRIERDPAGQAA
- the tmk gene encoding dTMP kinase, producing MFVTFEGVEGSGKSTHVRLLAEHLRAAGRTVVETREPGGTPAGAAIRRLLLGDDAVPLEPLAELHLYCADRAQHVATVIRPALAAGHVVLCDRFSDSTLAYQGHARGLDLPTVRTLDALARDGLVPDVTFLLDCPPDEGLRRARGRDHGTDRFESAPLAFHERVRTGFLTLAAEEPGRFCIVDVTRAKDGVAGAIAREVERRLGAGVAAGTRS
- a CDS encoding response regulator; protein product: MTDVQPTASGAVKPLVLVVDDSDENCRMVETLLKARGFGVETAPDGPSALRALERRRPDIILLDVMMPAMSGMEVLDRIRSNPQHASIPVILVTAKSGDEDLLEGYKFGADYYITKPFSPRQLLYGIGLVLGREFPD
- a CDS encoding prepilin-type N-terminal cleavage/methylation domain-containing protein, with translation MSRERGMTLVELLVAAALAGLVLGMLALAMGGAARLLVVLGARVEAEDTAVIATEAFAFDVRRAGFDPAAAGIEALAGAAPDRLVLQADLDGDGLLNASSAEVTRWQCLTGPPRLNRVIGAQSLPLAADVRACRFRFLDASGNQIVAPAAGLPAADRARVRALVLEPALPGGLAALAARRALSRCGRRQRPGRAHCPAPGVAQTDSRRAARRRAARRAGRRRRRALPPGRRWLTSCTPRRCSPATAALPRARW
- a CDS encoding GspH/FimT family pseudopilin produces the protein MLMRGGGFTLVELVATMALAAVVLGTSAVSLPPLLASVRLGAAAQRLAATLRQARGRALERNVRIEVRLDPAQRRWRVREWGGIDVESHQLPAGVTFAGLPASGQVRFGTTGTSDNATITLAAGSGVRRVIVNQRGRVRVL
- a CDS encoding prepilin peptidase gives rise to the protein MLPLPASLPQPTWLTIGFAFWVGAAIGSFLNVCIHRIPEDESVVTPGSRCPCCRTPIAWYDNVPVLSWLLLRARCRTCAAPIAARYPLIELATGLLAVAALWRFGWTPWALVAFALTATLLLVTCIDLDHLFIPDEVSLPGIGIGLLVSAFVPGGVGLWSAGLGALVGGGVLWLVAWSYERATGVEGMGFGDVKLLAMIGAFLGWQAIPLILVIASLTGSVAGVGVLFTARGRAERRRVVRMLGRRAFFPWVRRAMRTTAIPFGPFLALGAVVLLYCPELGLPLTLG
- a CDS encoding type II secretion system F family protein, which encodes MAMYKWAGVSPKGETLAGEMEATSREAVIIRLRTQRIQPIPAKIKEKGKGLDYELKLPSLGAAVKGRDIVIFTRQFATMINAGLPIMQCLQILAGQTENKVFRKTINDLRDDVESGSTLADAAKKHPTVFSELYTSLVQAGEIGGILDTILQRLAQYLEKAAQLKSKIKGAMIYPACIVMAAVLVTAILLIFVIPVFAEVFQSFGADLPAPTQFVINLSNFVIAYVWYLAMIPVIAAVGFRMAYRTDKGRMQIDRIALRIPVFGELIRKSSVARFTRTLSTLVSSGVPILDALNITARTAGNKVIEKALFEARQSIASGRTIAEPLIEAKVFPPMVCQMIAVGETTGALDAMLGKIADFYDDEVDNTVANLMSLLEPAVILFLGVVIGGLVVSMYLPIFKLGSVIQ